From the genome of Mucispirillum schaedleri ASF457:
ATAATCTAGGCAGAGCAAAACCTGTAAAAGAGTTTTCACTTTTTAAAGATGCAGTAAAATCTGTAAAGTTAAATAATGATGGCACTCGTGCTGCAATAGGCTCATCAGACGGCACAGCTTTAATTTATAATATATCATCAGGGCAGGTGATAAATCAAACTATATCTGAAGATGGAGAAATAACATCCCTGTCTGCACCGAAAAGCCTTAATTTTACAGCATATGGCAAAGGCACAGCATTTCAAGAAGAACGATATGGAGTTATAGCATACCCAAATAAAAATGGAGTATTCAGAAAACTTTATTCTATGCAGGAAAGCGATATTATAATATCAGAAAAAGACTATATAAATGGCAGGGGCAGTTTTGGAGAATATATATCGTCATATAATCGGGGAAATAAAGAAACAATGACAGAAATAATGGAAAACTATTTCAGACAGGATAGGCTGAAAGTAACCCTGCCGTAAAATATGTTATTTTAAGATAATAAGCTAACTTAAAATAAGAAAATCCTTATTTTAAGTTCAAGGCTGAAGTTAAAATAACAGCTTGCTTATTTTAAGATAATAGGTTAACTTAAAATAAGAAAATAAAAAAGGTCAGATTTTATGGAAAGAGGTTTACAGGGCAGATATGAGATATTAAGACTTGGAGGAGAAGAAGTTCGTTCATTTATCCCCAATGAATTGCCTTTAAAACAGCTTTTACAGTTAAATACAGAAATTTCTAAAAAGCTGGATAATGCACTTGTATCATTAGGCAGGCTTGACAGTATTTCAGAAATACTGCCAGATTCTTCATTATTTTTATATATGTATGTAAGAAAAGAAGCAGTCCTATCATCTATGATAGAAGGCACTCAGTCTTCAATATCAGATTTATTAGTATATGAATTAGAAGGCATTCCAGGCGTCCCTATGGATGATGCAATGGAAGTAAGTAACTATGTTAAAGCATTAGAATATGGTGTAAAGTGCATAGATGAAGGTTTTCCAATATCCAGCAGATTATTTAAAAAAATACATAATATATTATTATCAAAAGGCAGAGGCAGCAAAAAAGAGCCGGGGCAGTATAGATTAAGCCAGAACTGGATAGGCGGCACAAGACCTGGTAATGCGGTATATGTGCCACCGCCACCAGATATGGTAGATAAATGTATGGGTAATCTTGAAAATTTTTTACATGATATAAAAAGTGTTACACCTGTATTACTGAAAGCCGCCATAAGCCATGTGCAGTTTGAAACAATACATCCATTTTTAGATGGTAATGGTAGATTAGGCAGGCTTTTAATTTCCCTGCTGCTTTATGAAAATAAAATTTTACAAAAGCCGTTACTATATTTAAGCTTATATTTCAAAATTCACAGGCAGGAATATTATGAGCATTTAACAAATGTAAGAGTAAAAGGTGACTGGGAAAAGTGGATAGATTTTTTTGCAGATGCTGTTATCCATACATCTAATCAGGCTGTAAGAACAGCAAGAAATTTAATAAATCTGATAAATGATGATGAAGCAAAAGTAAATAACATAGGCAGGGCATCAAGCACAGCATTAACAGTATACAGATGCTTTGTAAAAAATCCTATATTAAATGCTGGTGCAATACAAAACCAAAGCAGTTTAAGCACAGCAACTATACATTCAAGTTTGGAAAATTTAGTTACTTTAGGTATATTAGAAGAAGTTTCACAAAAGAAAAGAAATAAAATATTTGCATATAAAGAATATATAAATATATTAAATGAAGGCACTGAATAAGATTAAGATATGGTAGATTGTTTTTAAAAATTATCTATAAGTCAATATTTTTAATTCCATCTTATGCTTTATTTCCTGCCAGTTAGGTATTTTGCTAGAAAGCAGGGCATAGAATTCTTTTGAATGGTCTTTATAATAATAGTGGCATAGTTCATGTGTTATCACATATCGGATAGATTTTTTATCTACCATAATTAATGCAGGGTTAAGTATTATTGTATTATTTAAGTAACTGCCCCAGCGTTTATTTAATTGCCTTATTTTAAGTCTAGGTGTTTCCATATCTTTAAATGTAGCAAGGCAGTTTAAAAGCTCTTTATAAAATATTACTTCTGCTTTATGATACATAAATTTATCAAGTATATTTTTATTATATTCTATATTATCATGCTGTTTTGTATAAAGGAAAAACCTATTTTTATTAAATGTAACATAATCACTTTCAGATTTTTCTACTTTTAGCATATACTGCCTGCCAAGATATTTTACATTAGAGCCAGAAACATAACTTTGCACTTGCTTATTTTGGAACTGCTTAAAATATTCTAGTTGTTTAAAAGCCCATACTGTCCGTTTTTCAATAAATTTATTAATAATGCATTCTTCTGCTTCTAATGGTGCTTTTAATGTAATATTTAAATCTGGGTGCACAATTAAAGCAAGTGTTTTTCTATTTTCTTTTTCTATTAATATTTTTTCTTTAATATATTTATAAATATCCATTAATTACCTATTAGCCACAGCAATATTCCATATTTCTTCTGAAAGAGTGCCTATTTTATTATAATCTGTCAGTTCAAGTTCATCTATAAAGTAGTCTTGTATCATATTAAGCACTTTATTTTTAATATCTATTTTCTTATGAAAATCTACTTTTTTATTTTGAGCTATAATATTATAAATATATAAAGTGATTTCCGCTACTTCTTGCAGGTTTTTATCCCTAAATTCATTTTTTAATTTCCTAAAATAAGGATGAGTATTAGTATTATTTCTAATACTATCTGGTAAGTTTTCAGAATTATCTTTATATGCTGTAACTTGTTCTTGCACTTGTTTTACTTCCTGTAAAAGTGCATCAATATCTTCTTCTTTTATAAGTTTAAGCCTTTTAATAATATCATCAATTATATCTGAAAATTTTTGATAAAATTCTTCATCTTGAGAATATCTTTCTTTAATAATTTTTTTAGTTTGTGCAGCGATTGCATCAGCTTGTGATTTTTTAGAAAGCCCTGTTTTATTATCTTCAATAAAGCTATTAAATTCTTTTGAGTTACTAATATTTATTTCTTTTGTAAGTACAGTAACTTCATCAGCTGATAAATGTTCATCTAATATTTTTTTCAGTTGGTTTTTATATTTAGAAAAGTCAATAATTTCAGCCATTGCAATTTTAGTAGCCTTTTTTATTTCCACATAGCTTTTAAGTGTATTTTTATATTCACTAATCGCAGCAGGGGAAAGTTTTGTATAAAAATCTGGCAGTGAAAGGCAAGAATTAAATACATCTATACACTTATTTACATTATTATAAAAAAGTTCTCTTTCAAAAGAGTTATCAGCTTGTTTTAAAAAGTCTACATATTTTTCAATAGGTGCAGTATTAGGAATATTTTTAAATGTTTTTCTCATTTGGTTAAAAATATTTTGTAATTCCGCTATTAAATCATCTGTATTTTTCAGCATATTTTCCACATCGCTTGGGTTAAAGCCAGAAAAAAGCTGCATAGCATCTTTTAAGTTTTGGGCATTAGCAGAATAATCTATAATAAGCCCATTATTTTTTTTCTGTTTGTTATTATCTCCGTCAAACACTCTATTTACTCTAGCTATAGCCTGCATTAAGTTATGGTTTTCTAGCTGTTTTACAAGGTAAAGCACAGTATTTCGTGGAGCATCAAAGCCAGTTAAAAGTTTATTAACTACTATTAATATTTCTATTTCATCAGTATCTTTTTTAAATTTATCTATCGTTTCTCTTTCATATTTTTTAAGTGATTTTTCTTTTTTAATATTTTCTAAAAATTTTGCTACCACATTATTATAGTCTATATCTTCATCATCAGTAGAGCCAGTATTATCATATTTATTATCATCAGAAATCACTACTGCCGTATTAAGCACTTTATCTTTTTTTACAGACTGATGATATTCTTGAAACCATTTGTGAAAGCATACTGCTGCATATTTAGATGGTGCTACTATCTGCCCTTTAAGCCCTGAGCCTTTAAAATTAGCTATAAAATGCTCATATATATCTGTTGCCACCACATATATATATTTACTATTTTCTTTCATTAAAGTGCTAGAAACATATTTTTTTATTAAATCTTGCTTTTGTTTTTCATTTAATGTTTTAGTGATTCTATCAAACTTAAAATCAGCCATTATTTTATCAAGTTTTTGTTCTGCAAACCTGCCTTGATATACAAGCTCACATACTGCCTTATCAATTTCAGCATCTTTCATTTTATATGTATCTATTAAGTTATTATTAAATTTTTGTATTGTTCTACTTTCTGTTTTTGTCATAAGCGGTGTGCCAGTAAAGCCAATAATACAGGCTTTTGGCATAACTGCTCGCATAGTGGCATGTGTAATACCATCTTGAGTTCTATGGGCTTCATCTACAAATATAAAAATATCGCTATCATCATCTATACATTCAGTAATATTAAATTTATGTATAAGTGTAGTAGTAATAGAGTTATATTCTTTTGTTTTTAATCTATCTACTAAATCTTTTCCGCTACTAGCTTTTTCTATTTTTGTACCAAGGTTATTATTTACAAAAGTATCTTTTATCTGCTCATCTAAATCTATTCTATCTGTAACAATGAATATGCGGGCAAGTGGTATTTTTTTAAGTATAAGTTTTGCAAGTATTACCATAGTAAGAGATTTGCCACTACCTTGTGTATGCCATATAAGCCCACCATTTCGCACACCATTTTCATTATATGTGCTAAGGCTTGCAAATGTTTTTTTCACTGCAAAATATTGGTTATAACGGGCTATTTTTTTAATATTTTTATCAAAAAGTATAAAGTTTTTAATAATATCTATAACCCTTTCTTTTTGTAAAAGCCCATATATACCTATATCCTGCTCTGATGGTTCATCATTTATTGTATAGTTATATTTTTTTATGCTTAAGTCTTTTAATACCTTATTTAGAGTATCATCATCTAATTTATTATTTATAGTATATAATAGTTTATCATTATATTCATCAGTAGTATATTTTTCTTTCCACATATTATAATAAGCATTTGGAGTTTTATATGTGCCATATTTTAAGTTAGTAATATTTGTAGCTATATATATCTGCGGAAATAAGAAAAAGTATAGTGCATCACTGCCAGTGCTATTTTTTATAATCTGCTTAATTGCTTCATCAACTGCAACAGAAGGCTTTTTATTTTCTATAATTGCACAAGGTATGCCATTTATAAATACTACAATATCTATACGGATATTCTTTTTATCTATAATATTATATTCTGTAGTAACATGGTATATATTATTTTCTACATTTTCCCAGTCTATTATTTTTATACTGCCATCAGTTTTTTTACCATCTACAAACTCTTGGGCACTTTCTGCCATAGTTAGCATATTATATATATTTAATGAAGCACTTTCACTACCATTATCAAAGTTCGTTTTTTGTATCTCATATATTCTATTTAATATACTTTTATCAGAAACACTTTCATCATTTAGCTTCCGCATAGCTTGGAAAGTGATTTCTTCTAACAGATATTTATAGTCCTGCTTATGTAAAATATCTCTAACTTTTTCCCTAGTAAGATAATTATAACCCATATTTATAAGCTGCTTAACAGCAGAAAATTGAGATGTACTTTTTTCATCGTAATTAGGTAAGGTGTTATTCATGGTTAGGCTCCGTAAGTAACTATATATTATTCTTTAATCATTGCCTTGAAATGATGTGCATAATTTTTATCTTTAAATAATTGTTCAAAAAGAGCAATATATTTATCAACTGGCAATGTTTCATATTCATCAGTAAAGAAATGTGTTTCTTTATTAACAAATCTATATAGGCTTGAATATTTAGAATCATTTTTTAATTTATTAAAATCATCTTTCAAAATAATAGAGTAAAAAAATTCAAGTATATTTCTCATAGTATTTGGTAATAAAATTTGATTTATATTTTTTTTGATAGTTATTTCTTTGTAAGTTTGCCAAAAAGCAAGATATTTATATAAGTTTTTCTCATTTAGAGAGCCAATAATGGAGCCTTTATCTGTTCTATAAATTTGAAATAGTTTACTAGCATCATGATTAATAGTCCTTTTTAACTCATCAAAAAAATAGATGTTATGTGTCAATATAAAAAATTGTTTAAATAATTCAGTTTGTTGATTTTTTAATTCAGTTAATTTTCTTATGATAAAAGCTATTTCAAATAAATTATTATTTGAAATACTGCTGATTGGGTCATCAATAACTACAATAATATTTTTTATTTTTGCTGCTGACTTACATTTTTCTATGAAATATAGAAAGCTAATAATCATTTTTTCGCCTTCACTAAAAGAATGAAAGTCTTGATTATTATTTTGGTCTTTTCTTACTAATTTATATTTATGTTTATCTTCTTCTGGACTATTAATAATTGTTTCATCTATATAGTTATCAATATAAAAATAATCAAATCCCATATTTTTTAATTGATTATTAATATTTTTTTTTGCTTCTTCTACATTTTTAAATTTTGTAAGATTTTCTTCATATTCTTTTTTAAGTGTAGTTAATTCTTTATTTTTTTCTATGATTTTATTGTTACATACAATTATTTGTTTGTCAAGTTGCTTAATTTCATTATTTATATCATTTATATATTGTTGCAATTCTGTTTTTTTGATACTCCAAAATATGTTAACTAAATATGTTTTTGTTGCTTCTTGATTATTAATTTCATTATTATCATTATCAATTTTTTTATTAATATAATTTATAAAATTATTAAGTTGGTCTAACTCATTATCTATATTTTCTAAATTAATTTCTATATTAGGTTTTAAAATTTTTTCTCTTATTTGTCTAGAGATTATATTTAATTTATTAATTAGACTATAATATTTTTCATCAAAAATTTTTATTTCTGCCTGTATATATTTATTATCTATATAATTATTTTTATTTAATAAATTTAACTCATCATCAAAATTATTTAGTAACTTGTTTAATAAATTAATATCATTATTATATGAAATATCAAAATATTCTTTTAAAGAATTAATAAACTCATTAGTTATTGTTTCTTTTTGACAAAATGGACATATATTATTATCTTTTTCTATATAGGCTGTATATCCTTGTTTTACCCATTCTGCATTATTTAATTTTTCAATATATTCAGATATTTTACTATTTTTATTTCCTACAATTATTTTATTGAAAATATCATTAGAAATAATTTTTTTTATATTATCTAAATTCAAATATTCTAAAGTTGGTGTAATTCCTGTATCATTTTTTAATCTGTATAATTTTGTATAAATATCACTACTTGTCACATCGTTATGTTGAATGATTTTCTTGTCTAAAAAAGATTTCAAAAAAAGACTTTTTCCTTTTTTATTCATATCTTTTAATAGTATTGTCCCTATATCTTTTTTCTCAAGTTCTACTTTTATGTTCCATATTAATTTTTCAAGCTTTTCTTGATGGTTTTTCTTCATTATAATAAGCGATGATTTATTAACTTCGTTATTTGTATTATATTCTAATTGTCTAATTTCTTCAGTAATATTATTAATCTTATTTTTTATTGTATCATTTTTTTCTATTATATTCGGATTTTGTCCCATATAAAACACAGGTTCAAATTTTTCTTTCACTTCATAAAAATTTTTTAATATATAATCAGTATTGAATGTAATAATTTCATCAATATTTTTTTCATCCCATTCAATATATTCATTATCTATTTTAATATTTTTTGATAATAATGTCTTGCCCGTTCCATTAAAACCAAAAATAAGATTTATTCTTTTATCTGTTTCTAACTTTGTTTCTTTATAACTGCCTATATTTTTCATAGTAATAGATTTAATCATGTATAAACCCCCTTTTTATAGAAAATTTCTCTTTTACACTTTAACTCTGCCAGTTAGTAAATTTTGCATTAGTCCTTTTTTTTGCTCTGTATATAACTCTAACTGCTTGTTTAATAACTCTATTTCTTTATCTGCTTTTAATAAAATATCTGCAATAGCTTTTTGCTCGTTAAACAAAGTAGGGATGAGTATTCTACCTAATAAAAAATCTTTTGGTTTTACTGCTTTTCGTTCATATACAGTGCCTTCTTCATATCTTCTAATTTTGTCTATAAAAGATTGTTGTGTTAATACAAAAGCTATAAAATCAGTATTATAGTCAGAATTTACTTCAAAAGTTATATATATTGGGGAAAATATGCCTACTCCATAATTATTTTTGCATATAACACCAAATTTTAGATTAGCAGGATTATAACATATATCATCTTTTCTTGTTATCTTATATTCTTTACCTTGTTTTGTAACAAGGTAATCTCTATCATATTTATCATTTTTTTGTATAATACCATATTTAGTTAATGATACATGATGATATTTTCCATTTTTTTCTGCATATATATTTCTTTCTGTTAATACTTCCCCAAGTTCTATGTTTTTCCAGTCATCAGTCCAGCCATGTAATCTTTTTTTGCCTGTTAGTAGATTTTGCATTAAGCCTTTTTTTTGTTTTTCTTTATATGCAATTAATTCTTTTGTATGCTCTATTGCTTTATCCCATAATGATAATATTTCTGCAATTTTTTCTTGCTCCGCAAGTGGGGGTACAGGTATTTTTACACTTTCTAATATAGATTTATATATATGTACTACAGAATCACCTTGTCCTAACCTATTAAGTTGTTTTCTCCCTATGCTATTAAG
Proteins encoded in this window:
- a CDS encoding Fic family protein — translated: MERGLQGRYEILRLGGEEVRSFIPNELPLKQLLQLNTEISKKLDNALVSLGRLDSISEILPDSSLFLYMYVRKEAVLSSMIEGTQSSISDLLVYELEGIPGVPMDDAMEVSNYVKALEYGVKCIDEGFPISSRLFKKIHNILLSKGRGSKKEPGQYRLSQNWIGGTRPGNAVYVPPPPDMVDKCMGNLENFLHDIKSVTPVLLKAAISHVQFETIHPFLDGNGRLGRLLISLLLYENKILQKPLLYLSLYFKIHRQEYYEHLTNVRVKGDWEKWIDFFADAVIHTSNQAVRTARNLINLINDDEAKVNNIGRASSTALTVYRCFVKNPILNAGAIQNQSSLSTATIHSSLENLVTLGILEEVSQKKRNKIFAYKEYINILNEGTE
- a CDS encoding M48 family metallopeptidase, translated to MDIYKYIKEKILIEKENRKTLALIVHPDLNITLKAPLEAEECIINKFIEKRTVWAFKQLEYFKQFQNKQVQSYVSGSNVKYLGRQYMLKVEKSESDYVTFNKNRFFLYTKQHDNIEYNKNILDKFMYHKAEVIFYKELLNCLATFKDMETPRLKIRQLNKRWGSYLNNTIILNPALIMVDKKSIRYVITHELCHYYYKDHSKEFYALLSSKIPNWQEIKHKMELKILTYR
- a CDS encoding type I restriction endonuclease subunit R, with protein sequence MNNTLPNYDEKSTSQFSAVKQLINMGYNYLTREKVRDILHKQDYKYLLEEITFQAMRKLNDESVSDKSILNRIYEIQKTNFDNGSESASLNIYNMLTMAESAQEFVDGKKTDGSIKIIDWENVENNIYHVTTEYNIIDKKNIRIDIVVFINGIPCAIIENKKPSVAVDEAIKQIIKNSTGSDALYFFLFPQIYIATNITNLKYGTYKTPNAYYNMWKEKYTTDEYNDKLLYTINNKLDDDTLNKVLKDLSIKKYNYTINDEPSEQDIGIYGLLQKERVIDIIKNFILFDKNIKKIARYNQYFAVKKTFASLSTYNENGVRNGGLIWHTQGSGKSLTMVILAKLILKKIPLARIFIVTDRIDLDEQIKDTFVNNNLGTKIEKASSGKDLVDRLKTKEYNSITTTLIHKFNITECIDDDSDIFIFVDEAHRTQDGITHATMRAVMPKACIIGFTGTPLMTKTESRTIQKFNNNLIDTYKMKDAEIDKAVCELVYQGRFAEQKLDKIMADFKFDRITKTLNEKQKQDLIKKYVSSTLMKENSKYIYVVATDIYEHFIANFKGSGLKGQIVAPSKYAAVCFHKWFQEYHQSVKKDKVLNTAVVISDDNKYDNTGSTDDEDIDYNNVVAKFLENIKKEKSLKKYERETIDKFKKDTDEIEILIVVNKLLTGFDAPRNTVLYLVKQLENHNLMQAIARVNRVFDGDNNKQKKNNGLIIDYSANAQNLKDAMQLFSGFNPSDVENMLKNTDDLIAELQNIFNQMRKTFKNIPNTAPIEKYVDFLKQADNSFERELFYNNVNKCIDVFNSCLSLPDFYTKLSPAAISEYKNTLKSYVEIKKATKIAMAEIIDFSKYKNQLKKILDEHLSADEVTVLTKEINISNSKEFNSFIEDNKTGLSKKSQADAIAAQTKKIIKERYSQDEEFYQKFSDIIDDIIKRLKLIKEEDIDALLQEVKQVQEQVTAYKDNSENLPDSIRNNTNTHPYFRKLKNEFRDKNLQEVAEITLYIYNIIAQNKKVDFHKKIDIKNKVLNMIQDYFIDELELTDYNKIGTLSEEIWNIAVANR
- a CDS encoding AAA family ATPase, with amino-acid sequence MIKSITMKNIGSYKETKLETDKRINLIFGFNGTGKTLLSKNIKIDNEYIEWDEKNIDEIITFNTDYILKNFYEVKEKFEPVFYMGQNPNIIEKNDTIKNKINNITEEIRQLEYNTNNEVNKSSLIIMKKNHQEKLEKLIWNIKVELEKKDIGTILLKDMNKKGKSLFLKSFLDKKIIQHNDVTSSDIYTKLYRLKNDTGITPTLEYLNLDNIKKIISNDIFNKIIVGNKNSKISEYIEKLNNAEWVKQGYTAYIEKDNNICPFCQKETITNEFINSLKEYFDISYNNDINLLNKLLNNFDDELNLLNKNNYIDNKYIQAEIKIFDEKYYSLINKLNIISRQIREKILKPNIEINLENIDNELDQLNNFINYINKKIDNDNNEINNQEATKTYLVNIFWSIKKTELQQYINDINNEIKQLDKQIIVCNNKIIEKNKELTTLKKEYEENLTKFKNVEEAKKNINNQLKNMGFDYFYIDNYIDETIINSPEEDKHKYKLVRKDQNNNQDFHSFSEGEKMIISFLYFIEKCKSAAKIKNIIVVIDDPISSISNNNLFEIAFIIRKLTELKNQQTELFKQFFILTHNIYFFDELKRTINHDASKLFQIYRTDKGSIIGSLNEKNLYKYLAFWQTYKEITIKKNINQILLPNTMRNILEFFYSIILKDDFNKLKNDSKYSSLYRFVNKETHFFTDEYETLPVDKYIALFEQLFKDKNYAHHFKAMIKE
- a CDS encoding restriction endonuclease subunit S; the protein is MANKIDIPNGWEVKKLGEIGNFLKGKGIKKDELCDNGLPCVIYGQIYTSYDFYTDKFTSFIPINLKPYTTEIYQNDILFTGSGETKEEIGKSIAYIGKEYAYAGGDIIILRQDKIISIFITYYLNSIGRKQLNRLGQGDSVVHIYKSILESVKIPVPPLAEQEKIAEILSLWDKAIEHTKELIAYKEKQKKGLMQNLLTGKKRLHGWTDDWKNIELGEVLTERNIYAEKNGKYHHVSLTKYGIIQKNDKYDRDYLVTKQGKEYKITRKDDICYNPANLKFGVICKNNYGVGIFSPIYITFEVNSDYNTDFIAFVLTQQSFIDKIRRYEEGTVYERKAVKPKDFLLGRILIPTLFNEQKAIADILLKADKEIELLNKQLELYTEQKKGLMQNLLTGRVKV